A genomic stretch from Raphanus sativus cultivar WK10039 unplaced genomic scaffold, ASM80110v3 Scaffold5326, whole genome shotgun sequence includes:
- the LOC130507714 gene encoding late embryogenesis abundant protein 2-like, with amino-acid sequence MASGQNEEFSVKAGQNVGQAQVKRDDCKVDNNTNSSQTSGFLQQKGEKVKSMAQGASEAVKNKLGMNNDNDDDYKNKNPLDRKNPNNTSCPSMPGHPPSDI; translated from the exons ATGGCGAGCGGACAAAATGAGGAGTTCAGTGTGAAGGCCGGCCAAAACGTGGGCCAAGCACAA GTGAAGAGAGATGATTGCAAAGTAGACAACAACACCAACTCTTCTCAAACTTCAGGCTTTCTCCAG CAGAAAGGggagaaggtgaagagcatggCACAAGGAGCATCAGAGGCAGTGAAGAACAAACTGGGGATGAACAATGACAACGACGATGATTATAAGAACAAGAACCCTTTGGACAGGAAGAATCCTAACAACACAAGCTGTCCAAGCATGCCTGGTCATCCTCCTTCCGAtatttaa